TTCGCGGGCGAATGGCGCAAAGTCCGTTTCATCCACCGTCACCACCATACCGGAATTGGCAAAGGGGTTGTTGCGTTTTGAGGGCGACCAGCCGTTCACCACCAGCTCCCCCGGTGAGGTGGCCGCGGGGGCAATGATGCCACCGGGACACATACAGAAGGAGAACACGCCCCGGCCATCTACCTGCTCCACAAGGCTGTAGCTGGCCGGTGGCAGGAAGTCGCCACGCAGCGGGCAATGATATTGCACGCTGTCGATCAGTGTTTGCGGATGCTCTACACGAACGCCGAGGGCAAAGGGTTTGGCTTCTATTAATATCTGCTGGTCATGCAGCAGCTGGAAGATGTCCCGCGCGGAGTGCCCCGTGGCCAGGATCACCCGGGAAGCTTCCCAGGTGGCGCCATCCGCCGTTTTCACCCCTTGAACGTGCCCGTTATGCAGTACCAGTCCCGTCATCTTTTGTTCAAAATGCACTTCCCCGCCGCAGGCAACGATCTGTTCGCGCATGGCGGTGATGATATGGGGCAGCTTGTTGGTGCCGATGTGCGGATGTGCATCCGCCAGTATATTGTCTTCCGCGCCGAACTGCCGGAAGATATGGAGGATGCGGTTGATGTTGCCCCGTTTGTTGGAGCGGGTGTACAGTTTGCCGTCTGAATAAGTGCCTGCCCCACCTTCTCCGAAGCAGTAGTTGGATTCGGGGTTGACGATGCCTGTTTTGTTGAGGGCGGCAAGGTCCCGCCGCCGGGCGCGTACATCTTTCCCCCTTTCCAGCACAATGGGCCGGAGGCCCAGCTCTATAAGCCGTAATGCGGCGAAAAGCCCGGCAGGCCCGGCTCCTATGATGATCACACGTTGTGCGTTGCCGCGGAGCTGGTCGTAGCAGAACACCGGTTGCTCCCGTTGGCGGAAAGGCTCTTGTATAAAGACTTCCAGCGTGAGCACGTAATATGCCTGCCGGGAGCGGGCGTCTATGGATCGCTTGAGAAGATTAAAGCCGGTAAT
This genomic stretch from Chitinophaga sp. XS-30 harbors:
- a CDS encoding NAD(P)/FAD-dependent oxidoreductase, with amino-acid sequence MIQQISLKLLPQDAAHQRSITRLAAAQLGIRPSAITGFNLLKRSIDARSRQAYYVLTLEVFIQEPFRQREQPVFCYDQLRGNAQRVIIIGAGPAGLFAALRLIELGLRPIVLERGKDVRARRRDLAALNKTGIVNPESNYCFGEGGAGTYSDGKLYTRSNKRGNINRILHIFRQFGAEDNILADAHPHIGTNKLPHIITAMREQIVACGGEVHFEQKMTGLVLHNGHVQGVKTADGATWEASRVILATGHSARDIFQLLHDQQILIEAKPFALGVRVEHPQTLIDSVQYHCPLRGDFLPPASYSLVEQVDGRGVFSFCMCPGGIIAPAATSPGELVVNGWSPSKRNNPFANSGMVVTVDETDFAPFAREGALAAMHYQQMVERDAFAAGGGNFVAPAQRMTDFVRGKVSATLPDCSYIPGVNSVDLREVLPAAVHSRLGEAFKAFGKKIRGYYTEDAILVATESRTSSPVRIPRDTATLMHPQVTGLYPCGEGAGYAGGIVSAAMDGERVAEAIAAAL